From Quercus robur chromosome 8, dhQueRobu3.1, whole genome shotgun sequence:
aacttagaagtagttagaacccctccaaaccccttccttaaaaaacattcaaataaggaaatttaatttattctccctccctctactctatTCCCCTCTATTCCCCATCCATCCAAACAAGTTATAAATAATGGCAGAGGACAAAGAAGACACAGAAGAAGGATTCCAAAATCAGAATCCTAACTCTTATaagaagaacaacaacaaagaatCCAAAGGAAAGTCATGCAAGGGATGTCTCTGCTAATTGTCTCTACAAAGatccaaatccaaaaacctcACATGCATTGGCCTCCCTAGAATCCATCTCTCTATAATCCTTCTTTTTTCATTGATTCTTATGATGCTTATGGGTCTAATTGGTTGTCGAGAaaatcaaggaaaaagaaagaaaatcctTGATTTTCTGTTTTGTGCTATGTTTGTTCACtcagtttgattttttttttataggtttttgCATTTTGATTAGACGAGTGGatgttattattttgatttggtTGCTATTGTTGTTTGGGTATTTTTCTAGCAACCAAACAGTGAAATAGGGATTGGTTGTGATGATTTTGATATTCTTAGCATAAGAAGATTTTAGGTGGTGGGCtgaattaaagtttttttttttttttttaataatgtaatacaTACTGTTACTTGAGTGTTAATAACCATTAGTTTGGATCCAACATTGTAATTTATGTAGAATGGCTAGAAATGTTGAGGGAGTTTAGGGATTTTAGACTCACACgtcaatattttaatttggattttttaaaaatttgatgtGGCAGTACAGTTGGCAATTACTgtagtatgatttttttattttattattattctatttgacacatcaattttttcCATCCAAGGGATAATAACAGGGATTAAATTGACATCGCACTAAAATGGTTAGAGATCAAATTGACATATGATGTAAATGATAAGAACTAACTTTGTAATTTAGGCAatgtttggatccacgtttaACCACGTTTGCGTTTAcgtttgttataaattgctggGACCCACGCAACAAAATGTGGAAACGGGAAACGCCAGCTGAGGAGAAACGCGCAAAGCTGAAGCTGGGAAACGCAAAAAATCATTCGCAACACACCGTTTCATTAAACTCCTCTAGTCAGTACTGTTCATGGACCAGCTCTCTTCATTCTCATCACAGATACGCACCGTTTAATTAAAAAACCGGTCTTGCGCGTCCTGTTCATCCTTGCGCGTCTTGTTCATTGTTTTGTGAGCGTACTGTGTGAACAAAATGAAGCTGTTCTGATGCCCATCACAAAACGGTACGCAACGGCTATTTTCTTCTATCTCTCACAAACCTAaaagctttcttttcttctctctctcaactacCTTGGTTCAATGCCTTCAATGCTGGTTGTTGCTCTGTCCGAGTCGTCTTCAATGCTTTGCACCTACCCACAAACCACAAAACCATCAAAACAGAGAAGGAAAGGAACTCAAAAACCCATTAGCCAAACCTCTCTAAACCACTCCCCCTTGTTCTTCCTTCACTCGAGTGAATCTCCTCTCCGCTGTGGACACCGTTGTCGCCGCTGTGGGTCTCCGCATTCACCAGTAAGagtcattaaaattaaaatgctcTCTGATCTGTTGGTGCAGTTATATTGTTTTCTCTGATCTGTGTGATTCTCTGATCTGTTTATGTTCAATGttagtccctttttttttgtgttttccaaGACAGTATGAAAGTAGGTTCTTTGATCCTCCGTGTAAACCTTTTGTTGTATTTGGATATACGTGTGAGTTTAGTTTTCATTTTGCCTAATTGATTATGATTATGCACATGAACTACTTGTTGAAATGTGTCAATGAGGCATTTCATCAATCCGTGGTTTtatatgatttgtttgtgttcaatgtttgtgcgttttttttttatgtgttttccAAGACAGTATGAAAGTAGGTTCTTTGATCCTCCGTGTAAACCTTTGTTGTATTTGGATATATGTGTGAGTTTAGTTTTCATTTTGCCTAACTAGTTATGATTATGCACACGGACTGCTTGTTGAAATGCGTTAATGAATGTAGAAGGAAGTTCTAGGAAAAATGGTTAAGGAGAAATTGAAGGATGGTGGTAGTAATGATCAGAGAGCTGACTGGAAAGACTCTAAGGAACTACAAACCTTTTGTCAATTATGTGCTGCTCAAGTCCTAGCCGGCCAGAGGAAAGGAGGATTTCTGACCAAACTGGGGGTTGACAACGTGATTGAACAGTTGGGTAACATGGGAAAAGTGGTGACTCCACTTCAGATTAAGAACAAATGGGATCATTTGAAAAAAGGGTGGAGGGATTATAACCAGTGTTTTGACAATGAGACTAGGTTGGATTATGACCCGGGAACTGGGATGCTTGAGGCCCCTGATGAGTGGTGGACTCGAAAGATTGCGGTTAGTTCACGTTACATAATTATGAAATTCTTTATTGTCCACAACTATATTATTGTGTTCTAATTATTGGTTGTCCACACGTAGGTATGTCCCCTtgcaaaaacctttaaaaataaaGGTTTGCCGAATCGTGACTACCTAAACATCATGTATGGAGACACGGTTGCAACAGGGAAAAATGCGTTCTGCACGAGCGGTCAATTACCAAAGGAAACCACCGAAGGTTCTGGGGACTCTGCTGATAGCACAGAATTTGTTGACCCCCAATGTGAACCGTTTGTGAATGTTGATGCAATGGAGGTTGAAGGTCCATCATTGTCGAGGGCAGAACCAGCAGTGAGTAAGGGGAAAGGCTTGGCAACCAGTGTCCACCTTTTCAAGCCAatgtacaagaaaaaaaaaaaaaaaaaaggcattcaGTTGCGCAAGAGATGTCCGACTCTTTGAAGAGCATCTCAAATGTGATTGTTGAGAGTAGAAGTGGAAGTACACGTAAGGATATTGCTTCCACAACAACTACTCAGGTTAAAGCCATTTTGGACATGGTGTTGAGTCTTCCAGGGGTGTACTGGGGGCATTACCTTCATCTGTTTAGCACCATCTACTTCATGGAAAAAGAGTGGGGTAGGCACATGTTTCCTGCCCTTGGCGATGACAAGGATATCCAACTGAAGTGGCTAGAAAAAGAGTACCAAAGGCACCTTAAATTCCATTTTGActgaaggaaagaaaattgtCTCGATAGGAACACGGGCTTGGTGTAGTAATCGTATTTTCAGCGTTGTACTTGTTGGaccattgtttttcttttcttttttttattggtagaaACTAAAGCTTACCATGGCTGTGTATGTAAGacaaaatttatcatttctATGTCAACTTTTgggtatatttatatatgttttccTAATGCCTCTTTTAGCtatcttttttgtattttttatagttATGCATTGTTATTTGTGGTAAACTTTGATGATGGTCGTTCATGTTTGGCAAGAAGAAGTcatggcatatatatatatatatatatatatatatatatatatatatatcattgaaGCAAGTTCTATGTCTTGTGGTTGTTTTTCTGGTTCTGCATCAGGGCTGCATTAGTCGCTGCATCAGGTGCTGCATCAGAGTGCATCAGGTGCTGCATCAGGGTGCATCAGCTGCTGCATCAGGGGGTGCATCAGTGCTGCATTAGTCGCTGCATCAGGTGCTGCATCAGAGTGCATCAGGTGCTGCATCAGGGTGCATCAGCTGCTGCATTAGTGTTGCATTAGTCGCTGCATCAGGTGCTGCATCAGGGTGCATCAGCTGCTGCATCAGGGTGCATCACGTGCTGCATCAGGTGATTGATAATGAGTAGGTTAGTGAGTTcttaagttatatttttattgatgcTACATGTCCTATATAGTGAAGCACCATATCAGAGTTGGTTAGACTCTacaaaatgaaacttttttttttttttcatgattgaTACAATTACAAATGGGTATTTCTTGATCTCAAAACTGTGGCAATATATGATTGATACCCGATTTAGGTGAACATGTTTAGGGAAGTTGATAATGAGGCATTAGAGTTTTAAACCAGATCTTAAACATTGAAAACAATGTCTCCTTTAAACATTCCTAGGATACTAGCTATCTTGGCATGAAGTGCAGTAAGGGTTTAGCCTTTGGCTCCTAATGCAAAAATAGGCAGTCAACTATACTTGGTCAATAAGAGGCATGGAGTGGATCTAGTCCAATAATGAATAGATAGAGCTATTATGAATATAAAATATTGGCAATGTCTACTATGCATCCTTCTGCAAGAACATGATCCAGAATAATGCATGGGAAGATACAAGCTGAGAAACACCAGGCATATCCATTGGTAATTGGCAAGTTaatttctcacttttctttcAAAGGGGCATAAGTATTCATTTAACCATCCACCGAagcaaaaattttaatgaattgatTCATTCAACCTTCCAcctaaataaaagtttaaaaataattaatttttattttttgtatcaaaatagaaataattttatgtcttagggtctgtttggatagaacttattttgctgaaactgaaaacttattgctgaaaacactgtagcaatttATATGCAACAGTGTTTTTAGTTCCGCTACAGTACCCGCGTTTGGtttttttcatctgcattttTTCCACttaattgctacagtgttttcagcaataagttttcagtttcagcaaaataagttctatccaaacagatcctTACTCATCtataaaatatacttgaaaacCCATAAATACAAATTGGCAAATTGTGAAAATGGCTTGCACGTGACTTGTTTAATGTATTCTCAGATTTTTCAAGTGTCCTACCGGCATAACCCATTTAGCAAAGTCCATGATATGGTCCTTggaaaaaagtttaaataaatCCAACCATACTTTCAAAACAACACTCAACATGAACTCTTGAGccatgcaaaaagaaaataaaatgttacAAAATACATGAAATAGGACTAAAAAGTAGCTATACTTagtgtggggccagagaattcgtGGCCCAGGTccactctacattagggcccaaggcctaagtcgaggagagctattgccgaggacgcataaggaaagcccaaaagaggcacaaggatatggccgaggacgatcttatgctcagcaCCTTACAAAACACccgaagaaaaggacaaactcagtacaggagcaggacaagggagaaagctgccaacatagTAGTACACAATCCtgcatctgacaggcccatTCTCcaaaccatgctatttaactttcCCAACCACCTCCAACCACACTAGGTATGGATCGAAAGGATAGGTCTGCG
This genomic window contains:
- the LOC126696007 gene encoding L10-interacting MYB domain-containing protein-like, coding for MVKEKLKDGGSNDQRADWKDSKELQTFCQLCAAQVLAGQRKGGFLTKLGVDNVIEQLGNMGKVVTPLQIKNKWDHLKKGWRDYNQCFDNETRLDYDPGTGMLEAPDEWWTRKIAVCPLAKTFKNKGLPNRDYLNIMYGDTVATGKNAFCTSGQLPKETTEGSGDSADSTEFVDPQCEPFVNVDAMEVEGPSLSRAEPASISNVIVESRSGSTRKDIASTTTTQVKAILDMVLSLPGVYWGHYLHLFSTIYFMEKEWGRHMFPALGDDKDIQLKWLEKEAALVAASGAASECIRCCIRVHQLLHQGVHQCCISRCIRCCIRVHQVLHQGASAAALVLH